The following are encoded in a window of Mustela nigripes isolate SB6536 chromosome 1, MUSNIG.SB6536, whole genome shotgun sequence genomic DNA:
- the CCDC87 gene encoding coiled-coil domain-containing protein 87, which translates to MSRVGRHGCAGALGPSATGCLSNLLASTAQTSRGACVKMEPYKPEPELQRFYHRLLGPLSLFPRKATRPESQKRLPPEVPMLLPLPVSRLTVASLCSQVTNRLASSGLAVRVPTESRLRFTEVILDELKCSWQEPPTEPSLSHLNNQRLRKRLQTYVLLSSEQLFLRYLHLLKTMSTRRGVFTESATLTRLTASLARDCTIFLTSPEVYRCLLADFLALLKVEQARGGMHKLRPVGPSGAFKLYSIPWLHSTSFAQVPSCNLTLNYLIQLSRPQEFLSEPEMDPVKELKSIPQLKKKKPLQWLSTMRKKRESNLSSAQIVSPPKYSVIPTTRAPSPSSHPPLYSQLQRGQSMPSLREGWKLANELGLPPLPPRPLTPLVLVPESKTELAGDMVAEDLKQMIKNMKLERPHYSPLDSGLPPLLGALTRRPAATHRMQELQRMLKSLEEEEASGQWGLQCPRSLPFQPQPVTVTLKLRNQAVVQAAAVQLSERNFLDSFHVDGAGVLYNHLTGELEPKLIEEMDINCFVGNNIKEVYKELMSRVSPDHFSLDQGPLVEPAASKDWSAFLSSAILRQEKQYRVINPKLAGLYSQGANIVQSSDRAASLTSLQASKGWEKWSNKVSWMSWWKTTLSVDDYFKYLTNQETDFLHVIFQMYEEEIPVEIKAPVREPLKIQYPPPLLEDEEPDFVPGEWDWNTVLEHRLGNKKISLLGEPYKILNLQKRLERLWSMLEFPDKDRLDMAIKYSSNARLRQLPSLVSAWEQALKPIQLREMLLGRLEWFEQQASDPNRFFQKTAMDLSRFLEESQFRSLLHRKISVLQAPLASLLEEIESVFGEPVTFRGRRYLDKMKHDKVEMLYWLQQRQRVRHLTQGQKASHQPGLFKKLSSQPLITPGNTPITL; encoded by the coding sequence ATGTCACGCGTCGGAAGGCATGGCTGCGCAGGCGCACTCGGGCCCTCGGCCACTGGTTGCCTTAGTAACCTCCTGGCCTCTACTGCGCAGACCTCCCGCGGCGCCTGCGTAAAGATGGAGCCCTACAAACCAGAGCCCGAGCTTCAGAGGTTTTACCACCGGTTGCTGGGCCCGCTGTCGCTCTTCCCCCGCAAGGCGACACGCCCAGAATCTCAGAAGCGCCTTCCGCCGGAGGTTCCGATGCTGTTGCCTTTGCCGGTCTCCCGGCTGACGGTGGCGTCGCTGTGCAGCCAAGTGACCAACCGGCTGGCCAGCAGCGGGCTGGCGGTGCGCGTGCCTACCGAAAGCCGTCTCCGTTTCACTGAGGTCATCCTGGACGAGCTGAAGTGCAGCTGGCAGGAGCCTCCCACTGAACCTAGCCTGAGCCACTTGAACAACCAGAGACTGCGGAAACGGCTCCAGACCTACGTACTGCTCAGCAGCGAGCAGCTCTTCTTACGCTACCTGCACCTGCTGAAGACCATGTCGACCCGCAGAGGGGTCTTCACTGAATCAGCCACACTCACCCGTTTGACCGCCAGCCTCGCCAGGGACTGCACAATCTTTCTTACCAGTCCCGAGGTCTACCGTTGTCTGCTCGCTGACTTCCTCGCCCTGCTGAAGGTAGAACAGGCCCGCGGTGGCATGCATAAGCTGCGCCCGGTAGGCCCTAGTGGGGCCTTCAAGCTTTACTCTATCCCATGGCTTCATAGCACCAGCTTCGCCCAAGTACCAAGCTGCAACCTCACCCTAAACTACCTCATCCAACTCAGCCGCCCGCAGGAGTTTCTCAGCGAGCCTGAAATGGATCCAGTGAAGGAACTGAAGTCCATCCCCcagctgaagaagaaaaagcctCTCCAGTGGCTGTCCACCATGcggaagaagagagagagcaaccTCAGTTCCGCACAGATTGTGTCACCGCCCAAGTACTCCGTGATTCCCACCACCAgagctccctccccctcctcccacccacccctctaCTCCCAACTCCAGAGGGGCCAGTCCATGCCCTCTCTGCGGGAAGGCTGGAAGCTAGCAAACGAGCTGGGCCTTCCTCCACTCCCCCCTCGCCCCTTAACCCCACTGGTCCTGGTTCCAGAAAGCAAAACAGAGTTGGCAGGCGACATGGTGGCTGAGGATCTGAAGCAGATGATAAAGAACATGAAGCTGGAGAGACCTCACTACTCCCCGCTGGACTCGGGcctgcccccactcctgggtgCCCTGACCCGCCGCCCAGCTGCCACACATCGCATGCAGGAATTGCAGAGAATGTTGAAGAGCCTCGAAGAGGAAGAAGCCAGTGGGCAGTGGGGCCTCCAGTGCCCCAGATCCTTACCATTTCAACCACAGCCAGTGACTGTTACTTTGAAGCTAAGAAATCAGGCTGTGGTCCAGGCAGCTGCTGTGCAATTGTCTGAGAGAAACTTCCTAGACTCCTTCCACGTGGATGGGGCCGGAGTCCTATACAACCACCTGACTGGTGAACTAGAACCCAAACTTATTGAGGAAATGGATATCAATTGCTTTGTTGGCAATAACATCAAGGAGGTCTACAAGGAGTTGATGAGCCGTGTCTCTCCTGACCACTTCTCTTTGGACCAGGGACCCCTGGTTGAGCCTGCAGCCAGTAAAGACTGGTCAGCCTTCCTGTCCTCAGCCATTCTACGTCAAGAAAAACAGTATCGCGTCATCAATCCCAAGTTAGCTGGGCTTTATTCCCAGGGAGCAAACATTGTACAGTCCTCTGACAGGGCAGCCTCCCTCACATCACTCCAAGCAAGCAAAGGCTGGGAGAAGTGGTCAAACAAAGTCTCCTGGATGAGCTGGTGGAAAACCACTTTGTCTGTGGATGACTACTTCAAGTACCTCACCAACCAAGAGACCGATTTCCTCCATGTCATCTTCCAAATGTATGAAGAGGAAATTCCTGTGGAGATTAAAGCCCCTGTCAGAGAGCCCCTAAAGATTCAGTACCCACCTCCCTTGCTGGAAGATGAAGAGCCAGACTTTGTGCCAGGAGAGTGGGATTGGAACACAGTGCTAGAGCACAGGCTAGGAAATAAGAAGATCAGCCTCCTGGGAGAACCCTACAAAATCCTGAACCTACAGAAGCGTCTGGAACGCCTGTGGTCCATGCTGGAGTTCCCCGACAAGGACCGGCTGGACATGGCCATCAAGTACAGCTCCAATGCCCGTCTGAGGCAGCTGCCTTCATTGGTGAGTGCCTGGGAGCAAGCCCTAAAGCCCATTCAGCTGCGGGAGATGTTGCTGGGGAGACTAGAATGGTTTGAGCAACAAGCCTCTGACCCCAACCGCTTCTTCCAAAAGACTGCCATGGACCTGAGTCGCTTCCTGGAGGAAAGTCAGTTCCGCAGCCTTCTACACAGGAAGATCAGTGTACTACAGGCTCCTTTGGCTTCCCTCCTGGAGGAGATTGAGTCAGTCTTTGGGGAGCCAGTGACCTTCAGGGGGCGGCGATACCTGGACAAGATGAAGCACGACAAGGTGGAGATGCTCTACTGGCTCCAGCAGCGGCAGCGGGTCCGCCACCTGACCCAGGGTCAGAAGGCCTCCCACCAGCCAGGGCTGTTCAAGAAGCTCAGCAGCCAGCCTTTAATAACTCCTGGAAATACTCCCATTACTCTGTGA
- the CCS gene encoding copper chaperone for superoxide dismutase isoform X1, with translation MASDSGDRGTACTLEFTVQMTCQSCVDAVRTSLQGVAGVQSVEVQLENQMVLVQTTLPSQEVQALLEGTGRQAVLKGMGSGLLQNLGAAVAILEGPGPVQGVVRFLQLSPERCLIEGTIDGLEPGLHGLHVHQFGDLTGSCDSCGDHFNPDGASHGGPQDSDRHRGDLGNVHADADGRASFRIEDEQLKVWDVIGRSLVIDEGEDDLGRGGHPLSKVTGNSGERLACGIIARSAGLFQNPKQICSCDGLTIWEERGRPIAGEGRKELAKPPAHL, from the exons ATGGCTTCGGACTCCGGGGACCGCGGGACCGCCTGCACG TTGGAGTTCACAGTGCAGATGACCTGTCAGAGCTGCGTGGACGCGGTGCGCACGTCCCTGCAAGGGGTGGCAG GTGTCCAGAGTGTGGAAGTGCAGCTGGAGAACCAGATGGTCCTGGTGCAGACCACGCTGCCCAGCCAAGAGGTGCAGGCCCTTCTGGAAGGCACAGGGCGGCAGGCAGTGCTCAAGGGCATGGGGAGTGGCCTGTTGC AGAATCTGGGGGCAGCAGTTGCCATTCTGGAGGGCCCTGGTCCTGTGCAAGGGGTGGTGCGCTTCCTGCAGCTGAGCCCTGAACGCTGCCTCATCGAGGGGACCATTGATGGCCTGGAGCCTGGGCTGCATGGACTCCACGTCCATCAGTTTGGGGACCTCACGGGGAGCTGCGACAG CTGTGGGGACCATTTTAACCCTGATGGAGCATCTCACGGGGGCCCTCAGGACTCTGACCGG CACCGTGGAGACCTGGGGAACGTGCACGCTGATGCTGACGGCCGAGCCAGCTTCAGGATAGAGGACGAGCAGCTGAAG GTATGGGATGTGATCGGCCGAAGCCTGGTCATCGACGAGGGAGAAGATGACCTGGGCCGGGGTGGCCATCCCTTATCCAAGGTCACGGGGAACTCAGGAGAGAG GTTGGCCTGTGGCATCATCGCACGCTCTGCTGGCCTCTTCCAGAACCCCAAGCAGATCTGCTCCTGTGATGGCCTCACCATCTGGGAGGAGCGAGGCCGGCCTATTGCTGGTGAGGGACGGAAGGAGCTCGCCAAGCCGCCTGCCCACCTCTGA
- the CCS gene encoding copper chaperone for superoxide dismutase isoform X2, whose product MFIQSFSRYRLREVEGPAQSEGGFRACLQPWEGVQSVEVQLENQMVLVQTTLPSQEVQALLEGTGRQAVLKGMGSGLLQNLGAAVAILEGPGPVQGVVRFLQLSPERCLIEGTIDGLEPGLHGLHVHQFGDLTGSCDSCGDHFNPDGASHGGPQDSDRHRGDLGNVHADADGRASFRIEDEQLKVWDVIGRSLVIDEGEDDLGRGGHPLSKVTGNSGERLACGIIARSAGLFQNPKQICSCDGLTIWEERGRPIAGEGRKELAKPPAHL is encoded by the exons ATGTTCATCCAGTCATTCAGCAG AtacagactcagagaggttgaggGCCCGGCACAGTCAGAAGGCGGTTTCCGAGCTTGCCTGCAGCCGTGGGAAG GTGTCCAGAGTGTGGAAGTGCAGCTGGAGAACCAGATGGTCCTGGTGCAGACCACGCTGCCCAGCCAAGAGGTGCAGGCCCTTCTGGAAGGCACAGGGCGGCAGGCAGTGCTCAAGGGCATGGGGAGTGGCCTGTTGC AGAATCTGGGGGCAGCAGTTGCCATTCTGGAGGGCCCTGGTCCTGTGCAAGGGGTGGTGCGCTTCCTGCAGCTGAGCCCTGAACGCTGCCTCATCGAGGGGACCATTGATGGCCTGGAGCCTGGGCTGCATGGACTCCACGTCCATCAGTTTGGGGACCTCACGGGGAGCTGCGACAG CTGTGGGGACCATTTTAACCCTGATGGAGCATCTCACGGGGGCCCTCAGGACTCTGACCGG CACCGTGGAGACCTGGGGAACGTGCACGCTGATGCTGACGGCCGAGCCAGCTTCAGGATAGAGGACGAGCAGCTGAAG GTATGGGATGTGATCGGCCGAAGCCTGGTCATCGACGAGGGAGAAGATGACCTGGGCCGGGGTGGCCATCCCTTATCCAAGGTCACGGGGAACTCAGGAGAGAG GTTGGCCTGTGGCATCATCGCACGCTCTGCTGGCCTCTTCCAGAACCCCAAGCAGATCTGCTCCTGTGATGGCCTCACCATCTGGGAGGAGCGAGGCCGGCCTATTGCTGGTGAGGGACGGAAGGAGCTCGCCAAGCCGCCTGCCCACCTCTGA